In Methylomonas sp. MK1, the following are encoded in one genomic region:
- a CDS encoding energy transducer TonB, which translates to MHAPELTPTPLSQGDSLLTALFVAAVLHVVVLLGVNFTAPQPPKVNRSIEITVAHAPVKKAPKDAKHLAAEHQIGAGEEAHKPEPPQQKIATQEQTISPPAKKVLPHPAVPQVKPVAEKLLTQAKAPVKVVTEPEQPVELPEAVEVQESAPKLSPEALQQQIAQLGERIRNTQQSAQDTKIKFVNSISTHKYLAAQYVKDWEDKVERTGNLNYPEAARKKGVSQSLTMDVGINADGSIYSMRVVRSSGNSALDDAAKRIVKMSAPFAALPDDLLREVNVLVITRVWKFSDETGMTAR; encoded by the coding sequence ATGCACGCGCCGGAATTGACTCCCACGCCGCTCTCGCAAGGCGATTCGCTACTGACGGCTTTGTTTGTGGCGGCGGTGCTGCATGTGGTCGTATTGTTGGGGGTTAATTTCACCGCGCCACAACCGCCCAAGGTCAACCGGTCGATTGAAATCACAGTGGCTCATGCGCCAGTGAAGAAGGCGCCCAAGGATGCGAAACATCTGGCAGCCGAACATCAAATAGGTGCCGGCGAGGAAGCGCATAAACCGGAGCCGCCGCAGCAAAAAATAGCCACGCAGGAACAAACGATCAGCCCACCGGCCAAGAAAGTCTTGCCGCATCCGGCGGTTCCACAAGTCAAGCCGGTCGCCGAAAAATTGCTTACTCAAGCAAAAGCCCCGGTTAAGGTGGTGACGGAACCCGAGCAACCGGTAGAATTACCGGAAGCTGTTGAAGTTCAGGAATCCGCCCCCAAATTATCGCCTGAAGCGCTTCAGCAACAAATCGCTCAACTCGGCGAGCGCATCAGAAATACCCAGCAAAGCGCGCAAGATACTAAGATTAAATTCGTCAACTCGATTAGCACGCATAAGTATCTAGCGGCGCAATATGTCAAGGATTGGGAGGACAAGGTTGAGCGCACCGGCAATCTGAATTATCCTGAGGCCGCGCGCAAAAAAGGCGTTTCGCAATCCTTGACCATGGATGTGGGGATCAATGCCGACGGCAGTATTTACAGCATGCGCGTCGTCAGATCGTCCGGCAATTCCGCGCTGGATGACGCCGCGAAACGGATTGTGAAGATGAGTGCCCCGTTTGCCGCTTTACCCGATGATTTGTTGAGAGAAGTGAACGTTTTGGTGATTACCAGGGTCTGGAAATTCTCAGACGAAACCGGCATGACTGCCCGCTAG
- the rpmG gene encoding 50S ribosomal protein L33, with protein MRDKIKLVSSEGTGHFYTTTKNKKTMPEKMEIKKFDPVVRKHVMYKEAKIK; from the coding sequence ATGCGTGACAAAATCAAATTGGTATCTAGCGAAGGCACCGGCCATTTCTACACCACCACCAAAAACAAAAAAACCATGCCTGAAAAAATGGAGATCAAAAAATTTGATCCCGTCGTTCGTAAGCATGTGATGTACAAAGAAGCCAAAATCAAATAA
- the pyrR gene encoding bifunctional pyr operon transcriptional regulator/uracil phosphoribosyltransferase PyrR, producing the protein MPIATLNIDILLDTLEAAIRRQISERNLHNPLLIGIHSGGAWIARHMHQRLGMGEPLGMLDITFYRDDFSQIGMHPKVKTSQLPPHLEGRDIILIDDVFYTGRTIRAALNEIFDYGRPNQVVLAVLIERNGRQIPLQPDCHGIRIDLAGNQRIKLTGPDPLGIEIQSPQVVAA; encoded by the coding sequence ATGCCAATCGCCACTCTCAACATCGATATCCTGCTCGACACTCTGGAAGCCGCGATTCGTCGGCAAATTAGCGAGCGCAATCTGCATAATCCGTTGCTGATCGGTATACACAGCGGTGGGGCCTGGATCGCACGCCATATGCATCAGCGCTTGGGCATGGGCGAACCCTTGGGCATGCTGGACATCACCTTTTATCGCGACGATTTTTCACAAATCGGCATGCATCCCAAGGTCAAGACCAGCCAACTGCCACCGCACTTGGAAGGCCGCGACATCATCTTGATCGACGATGTGTTTTACACCGGCCGCACCATCCGCGCCGCGCTGAACGAGATTTTCGATTACGGCCGTCCTAACCAAGTGGTACTGGCGGTATTGATCGAACGCAACGGCCGGCAGATTCCGCTGCAACCGGATTGTCATGGCATCCGTATCGATCTGGCCGGCAACCAACGCATCAAACTCACCGGCCCCGATCCATTGGGTATCGAGATTCAATCCCCGCAAGTGGTGGCGGCATGA
- a CDS encoding cyclic nucleotide-binding domain-containing protein, translated as MAVDIHSAEGRVIRQLIPLSTLPFTKFEALCAQIKIEDAEEGQFLFKCGDERNDLVYLIDGSVTLQTDLLKIETIKSDSPSARFALAHQIPRKVHAVASTRIRFLRLNADMMKSVQDVPYEETESFMVVEEVEDNDDWMTTLLKSPVFRALPPANLQKILMGMQEVRVVAGTVIVNQGEPGDFYYIIKRGQCSVSRKPAPNAKEIKLAQLSDQDTFGEDALISGEPRNVSVSALTDVSLLRLGKEQFLTLIKQPTLKYISYKDAQDLVAKGADLVDVREPDEYKPKHLPFSINLPFFSLRMQLKTLNRQHPIVVVCQNGKISETAAFILMRHKFNALILSGGIDSINPDELKAPSSFPIDDGIETSNFRGVGGDSGSSHSFTEQSSIQDDMERLRRFLQQLKTKYNILEAEKKALEMKYLALAKFTESLKAELDAIKKAGGGG; from the coding sequence GTGGCTGTCGACATCCATTCCGCTGAAGGCCGTGTTATTCGGCAATTAATTCCGCTATCCACCTTGCCCTTCACTAAATTTGAGGCGCTGTGCGCACAAATCAAGATAGAGGATGCGGAAGAAGGTCAATTTTTGTTCAAATGCGGGGATGAACGTAACGATCTGGTTTACTTGATCGACGGTAGCGTGACCTTGCAGACCGATCTGTTAAAGATCGAAACGATCAAGTCGGATAGTCCTTCGGCGCGCTTCGCGCTGGCGCATCAAATCCCTAGAAAAGTGCATGCGGTTGCAAGTACCCGAATTCGTTTTTTGCGATTGAATGCTGATATGATGAAATCGGTTCAAGATGTCCCGTATGAAGAAACAGAGAGTTTTATGGTAGTTGAAGAGGTGGAGGACAATGACGACTGGATGACGACCTTGTTGAAGTCGCCGGTATTTCGGGCGTTGCCTCCGGCTAATTTGCAAAAAATTTTGATGGGCATGCAGGAAGTTCGGGTTGTTGCCGGCACTGTAATTGTCAATCAAGGTGAGCCGGGCGATTTTTACTACATTATCAAAAGAGGGCAATGCTCGGTGAGCAGGAAGCCGGCACCCAACGCTAAGGAGATCAAGCTGGCGCAACTCAGCGACCAGGATACCTTTGGCGAGGATGCGCTGATTTCAGGTGAACCCCGCAATGTTTCAGTCAGTGCCTTGACCGATGTTTCCTTGCTACGCTTGGGTAAGGAACAGTTTCTGACCTTGATCAAGCAACCAACGCTTAAATATATCAGCTATAAAGATGCCCAGGATTTAGTGGCCAAGGGCGCCGATCTGGTCGATGTGCGCGAGCCCGACGAATATAAGCCCAAGCATCTGCCGTTCAGTATCAATCTGCCGTTTTTTTCCTTGCGCATGCAGCTAAAAACCTTGAATCGGCAGCATCCGATCGTAGTGGTTTGTCAGAACGGCAAAATCAGCGAAACAGCAGCTTTCATCCTGATGCGGCATAAATTCAATGCGCTGATTTTAAGCGGCGGTATCGACAGCATTAACCCGGATGAGCTGAAAGCGCCGTCGTCGTTTCCGATCGATGACGGTATAGAGACCAGTAATTTTAGAGGGGTGGGCGGGGACAGCGGGTCGAGTCACTCGTTCACCGAGCAATCCTCAATACAAGACGATATGGAGCGTTTACGGCGCTTTCTGCAGCAGCTGAAAACCAAATACAATATTTTGGAAGCTGAGAAAAAGGCTTTGGAGATGAAATATTTGGCGCTTGCCAAGTTTACGGAATCGTTAAAAGCCGAGCTTGACGCAATCAAGAAAGCTGGTGGCGGTGGCTAG
- a CDS encoding dihydroorotase: MSKILIKNGHVVDPANNIDAIGSVCIADGKIISVLEQAADFTPEQIIDASGQIVCPGFVDLSVRLREPGHTQKGSILSETRAALSAGVTSLCLPPDTKPCIDSPAVVEFIKDKAEKADYPQIHSIGALTQRLAGSELSAMFALKQAGCIAVSNASEPLGNLLILRRAMEYAATHDLLLMYRANEPALSGKGCAHEGAVASRYGLPGIPEAAESIALAQCLELAELTGCRVHISQISCKQSVIKLQQAKKYGLNVTADVAIHQLHLTEDHITPFDSNYHVLPPLRSAIDRQYLREGLVNGTIDAICSDHQPHDLDAKLGAFPETEAGVAALETLLPLTLALTQQHRIGLSQAIANLTCKPAQILGLASGVLTPGSAADVCIFDPQASWQVNRDNWLSAGCNTPYWQQTLSGRVTHTLLAGNLTYRLAD, from the coding sequence ATGAGTAAAATACTGATTAAAAACGGCCATGTCGTCGATCCGGCCAATAACATCGACGCCATCGGCTCGGTCTGCATCGCCGACGGCAAGATCATCTCGGTATTGGAGCAAGCCGCCGATTTCACGCCCGAGCAAATAATCGACGCCAGCGGTCAGATCGTTTGCCCCGGCTTCGTCGACCTGAGCGTGCGCTTGCGCGAACCCGGTCATACCCAAAAAGGCAGTATCCTCAGCGAAACCCGTGCGGCTCTGAGCGCCGGCGTTACCTCGCTATGCCTGCCGCCCGATACCAAGCCTTGCATCGATAGTCCGGCGGTAGTCGAGTTTATCAAGGACAAGGCCGAAAAAGCCGACTACCCGCAAATCCACAGCATAGGCGCATTGACACAGCGCCTTGCCGGCAGTGAACTGAGCGCGATGTTCGCGTTGAAGCAGGCCGGCTGTATCGCCGTCAGCAATGCCAGCGAACCGCTCGGCAATCTGTTGATATTGCGGCGGGCAATGGAATATGCCGCCACTCACGACTTGTTGTTGATGTATCGCGCTAATGAACCCGCCTTATCCGGCAAGGGCTGTGCCCACGAAGGCGCGGTGGCCAGTCGTTACGGTTTGCCAGGCATCCCGGAAGCCGCCGAATCCATTGCCTTGGCGCAATGTCTGGAGCTGGCGGAGTTGACCGGTTGCCGAGTACATATTAGTCAAATCAGCTGCAAACAATCGGTGATTAAATTGCAGCAGGCCAAGAAATACGGCCTGAATGTGACGGCCGACGTGGCGATTCATCAGTTGCATTTAACCGAAGACCACATTACTCCGTTCGACAGCAATTATCACGTGCTGCCGCCGCTACGCAGTGCCATTGACCGTCAATATTTACGCGAAGGGCTGGTCAACGGCACTATCGATGCGATTTGCTCCGATCACCAACCGCACGATCTGGATGCCAAACTAGGCGCATTTCCGGAAACCGAAGCGGGCGTTGCCGCGCTTGAAACCCTGTTGCCGTTGACGCTGGCGTTAACCCAGCAACATCGCATCGGTTTGTCGCAAGCCATCGCCAACCTGACCTGCAAGCCGGCACAAATTTTGGGTCTTGCTAGCGGCGTATTAACGCCGGGTTCTGCGGCCGATGTGTGTATTTTCGATCCGCAAGCCAGCTGGCAGGTTAACCGCGACAACTGGCTTAGCGCCGGTTGCAATACGCCGTATTGGCAACAGACCTTGAGCGGGCGCGTGACTCATACCTTGCTCGCCGGTAATCTTACTTATCGTTTGGCGGATTAA
- the rpmB gene encoding 50S ribosomal protein L28 produces MSRVCQVTGKRPVTGHNVSHAMNRTKRRFTPNLHHHRFWVESENRWVRLRVSSKGMRIIDKNGIDAVLADMRKRGEQF; encoded by the coding sequence ATGTCCAGAGTATGCCAAGTAACAGGTAAACGCCCAGTAACAGGGCACAACGTTTCACACGCGATGAACAGAACCAAAAGACGTTTTACGCCTAATCTGCACCACCACAGATTCTGGGTTGAAAGCGAAAACCGTTGGGTTCGTTTGAGAGTATCTTCCAAAGGTATGCGTATCATCGACAAAAACGGCATCGATGCTGTTCTGGCCGATATGCGTAAACGCGGCGAACAATTTTAA
- a CDS encoding aspartate carbamoyltransferase catalytic subunit, producing the protein MTRHIQLTEQGKLKHFLTIEGLDKQLLTEILDTAESFAGMSEHQVKKVPLLRGKTIVNLFFENSTRTRTTFELAATRLSADVLSMNIATSATSKGESLLDTIHNLEAMHVDMFVVRHALSGAAHFIAQHTAPHISVINAGDGQHAHPTQAMLDMFTIRQHKKQFEGLKVAIVGDILHSRVARSQILALNTLGVAEVRVIAPKTLLPAQVKSMGVIPMHDMDEGLDDVDVVIMLRLQKERMNSAFLPSESEFFRCFGLTEAKLKRAKADAIVMHPGPINRGVEIASSVADGPQSVILQQVSNGVAVRMAIMSMAMHSQGGAA; encoded by the coding sequence ATGACCCGACATATTCAGCTTACCGAACAGGGTAAGCTCAAGCATTTTCTGACGATCGAAGGCCTGGATAAGCAGCTGTTGACCGAGATTCTGGATACCGCCGAATCGTTTGCCGGCATGTCCGAACATCAGGTCAAAAAAGTGCCCTTGCTGCGTGGCAAGACCATCGTCAACCTGTTTTTTGAGAACAGCACCCGCACCCGTACCACCTTCGAACTAGCCGCCACCCGGCTGTCGGCGGACGTACTGAGCATGAATATCGCCACGTCCGCGACCTCCAAGGGCGAAAGCTTGCTGGATACCATTCATAACCTGGAAGCGATGCATGTGGATATGTTTGTGGTCCGCCATGCCCTCAGTGGCGCCGCGCATTTCATCGCCCAACACACCGCGCCGCATATCAGCGTGATTAACGCCGGCGACGGCCAACATGCCCACCCGACCCAAGCCATGTTGGACATGTTCACGATCCGTCAGCATAAAAAGCAATTCGAAGGCCTGAAAGTCGCTATCGTCGGCGACATCCTGCATTCGCGGGTGGCGCGGTCGCAGATTCTGGCTTTAAACACCTTGGGTGTTGCCGAAGTCCGAGTGATCGCCCCAAAGACTTTGCTACCGGCGCAAGTCAAAAGCATGGGCGTGATACCCATGCACGACATGGACGAAGGGTTGGATGATGTGGATGTGGTCATCATGCTACGTTTGCAAAAAGAGCGAATGAATTCGGCGTTTTTGCCCAGCGAAAGTGAGTTCTTCCGCTGCTTTGGTTTGACAGAAGCCAAGCTTAAACGCGCCAAAGCCGATGCCATTGTCATGCATCCCGGCCCCATCAACCGGGGCGTGGAAATTGCCTCCAGCGTCGCCGACGGCCCGCAATCAGTAATCTTGCAGCAAGTCAGTAATGGCGTGGCAGTCCGTATGGCGATCATGTCGATGGCGATGCACAGTCAGGGAGGTGCGGCATGA
- a CDS encoding TIGR00730 family Rossman fold protein, translating into MSCIKNRRADGSMSSSIIDDLKGDQSWRIFRIISEFTEGFDELSGLCDAISIFGSARLPPEHFYYQKTVELAEMLSKEGFAVISGGGPGVMEAANKGAILHDQPSIGLNIELPMEQTPNPYQNISLNFRYFFVRKVMFVRYSIGYVCMPGGFGTLDEFFEALTLMQTHKIYPIPLVLFGTDFWSGLMDWMKAKMMEYGTISEEDLALITVTDDPQKVVDIMVAHREWKDLQRKN; encoded by the coding sequence ATGAGTTGTATCAAAAACCGCCGCGCCGACGGCTCGATGTCGTCCAGCATCATCGACGACCTGAAAGGCGATCAATCCTGGCGCATTTTTCGCATCATTAGCGAATTTACCGAAGGCTTCGACGAGCTATCCGGTTTGTGCGACGCGATTTCGATCTTCGGTTCCGCCCGGTTACCGCCCGAGCATTTTTATTATCAAAAAACCGTGGAACTAGCGGAAATGCTGAGCAAAGAGGGTTTTGCAGTCATCAGCGGCGGTGGACCTGGCGTGATGGAGGCCGCCAACAAAGGCGCCATCCTGCACGATCAACCGTCCATCGGCTTGAACATCGAATTACCGATGGAGCAAACGCCCAACCCGTACCAAAATATTTCGCTGAATTTTCGCTATTTTTTCGTGCGTAAAGTGATGTTCGTGCGATATTCGATTGGTTACGTCTGTATGCCGGGCGGTTTCGGCACGCTGGACGAGTTCTTTGAGGCCTTGACCTTGATGCAAACCCACAAGATCTATCCGATTCCGTTGGTATTGTTCGGCACCGATTTCTGGAGCGGACTGATGGACTGGATGAAAGCCAAGATGATGGAGTACGGCACCATTTCCGAGGAAGATTTGGCGCTGATCACCGTCACCGACGATCCGCAAAAAGTGGTCGATATCATGGTTGCGCATCGCGAGTGGAAAGATTTGCAGCGCAAAAATTAA
- a CDS encoding YqgE/AlgH family protein translates to MTDVTYLNNQFLIAMPGLADPHFFHTVTYLCQHNEEGALGIVINRPTGMKLRDIFEQMGIKTELENVLETPVFAGGPVQQERGFVIHDACEQRWDSSISTAENITLTSSRDILEAIAEGKGPNHYLIALGYAGWGSGQLEKEMVENAWLNTPCGEEILYETPISQRWNAAAGQLGIDINRLTTPAGHG, encoded by the coding sequence ATGACAGACGTTACTTATTTAAATAACCAGTTTTTGATTGCGATGCCCGGCTTGGCCGATCCGCATTTTTTTCACACGGTGACATACCTGTGCCAGCACAACGAAGAAGGTGCGCTCGGCATCGTCATCAACCGACCGACCGGCATGAAGTTACGCGATATTTTCGAGCAAATGGGGATTAAAACCGAGCTGGAAAATGTGTTGGAAACCCCGGTGTTCGCCGGCGGCCCGGTACAGCAGGAACGCGGCTTTGTGATTCACGATGCCTGCGAACAGCGCTGGGATTCCAGCATCAGCACGGCCGAGAATATCACCCTCACCAGTTCCCGCGACATTCTGGAGGCTATCGCCGAAGGCAAAGGTCCCAACCATTATTTGATCGCGTTAGGTTACGCCGGCTGGGGTAGCGGGCAACTAGAGAAAGAAATGGTCGAAAACGCCTGGCTGAACACGCCGTGCGGTGAAGAGATACTCTACGAAACGCCGATCAGCCAGCGCTGGAATGCGGCGGCGGGACAGTTGGGTATCGATATTAATCGTCTGACCACGCCGGCAGGTCATGGTTAA
- the ruvX gene encoding Holliday junction resolvase RuvX, with protein MVKVDPLAAKFSSDAYLGFDFGNKKIGIAVGHADTGIASPLQTIQSLNQVPDWHKIGLLIAEWRPIGLVVGISRQQDGSDNIITPRMQKFCRQLNGRYNLPVHQIDETLTTFAAKQMLFDDLKVSAAKLWSVQDQLAAQIILQSWFDK; from the coding sequence ATGGTTAAGGTCGATCCGCTGGCGGCAAAATTCAGCAGTGACGCGTATTTAGGGTTTGATTTCGGCAACAAAAAAATTGGGATCGCAGTGGGGCATGCCGATACCGGCATTGCCAGTCCGCTGCAAACCATCCAGTCGCTTAATCAGGTTCCGGACTGGCATAAAATCGGTCTGTTGATCGCCGAATGGCGGCCCATAGGCCTGGTGGTCGGCATTTCCCGGCAACAAGACGGCTCGGATAATATTATTACTCCGCGCATGCAAAAGTTCTGCCGCCAGCTGAATGGTCGTTACAATCTGCCGGTGCATCAAATCGATGAAACGCTAACCACGTTCGCAGCCAAACAAATGCTGTTCGACGACCTAAAGGTTAGCGCTGCTAAACTGTGGTCCGTGCAAGATCAACTGGCCGCTCAGATAATTCTGCAAAGCTGGTTTGATAAGTAA
- the gshB gene encoding glutathione synthase encodes MTIKLGVVMDPIGQINIKKDTSFAMLLEAQARGWELHYMELSDLYMRNGDAYARSRELEVERDEKQWHRFLGEKQIALSELDAIIMRKDPPFNQEYIYATYMLEQAERQGVYVVNKPQSLRDANEKMFTAWFPQCCTDTLVARDPQKIRDFLKEHQEIILKPLDGMGGASIFYVKEHDPNLSVILETMTQHGNSYIMAQKYLPAVKDGDKRILVVNGEPVPYCLARIPASGESRGNLAAGGRGEGRPLSDRDRWIAEQVGPTLREKGLIFVGLDVIGDYLTEVNVTSPTCVQELDKQFGINISAQLMDHIAAQCQA; translated from the coding sequence ATGACTATTAAACTCGGCGTGGTCATGGACCCCATCGGCCAAATCAATATTAAAAAGGACACCAGTTTCGCGATGCTGCTGGAAGCCCAGGCGCGCGGATGGGAACTGCATTACATGGAACTGTCCGACCTATATATGCGCAACGGCGACGCTTATGCCCGTTCCCGCGAACTGGAAGTCGAGCGCGACGAAAAACAGTGGCATCGGTTTCTCGGCGAAAAGCAAATCGCCTTGTCCGAATTGGACGCGATTATCATGCGTAAGGATCCGCCCTTCAACCAGGAATATATTTACGCCACGTATATGCTGGAACAGGCCGAGCGGCAAGGCGTTTATGTCGTCAACAAACCGCAATCGCTGCGCGACGCCAACGAAAAAATGTTCACCGCCTGGTTTCCGCAATGCTGCACCGACACCTTGGTAGCCCGAGACCCGCAAAAAATCCGCGACTTCTTAAAAGAGCACCAGGAAATCATCCTGAAACCCTTGGACGGCATGGGTGGCGCTTCGATCTTTTACGTCAAAGAACACGACCCCAATCTCAGCGTGATTCTGGAAACCATGACCCAGCACGGCAACAGTTACATCATGGCGCAAAAATATTTACCCGCTGTAAAAGATGGCGACAAGCGGATCCTGGTGGTCAATGGCGAACCGGTGCCGTATTGTCTGGCACGGATTCCGGCCAGCGGCGAAAGCCGTGGCAATTTGGCCGCCGGCGGCCGCGGCGAAGGCCGGCCTTTGAGTGATCGTGATCGCTGGATTGCCGAACAAGTGGGACCGACCTTGCGCGAAAAAGGCCTGATATTTGTCGGCTTGGATGTCATCGGCGACTATCTGACTGAAGTGAATGTCACCAGCCCGACCTGCGTACAGGAGCTGGATAAACAGTTCGGTATCAATATTAGCGCGCAACTAATGGATCACATCGCCGCCCAATGCCAGGCCTGA
- a CDS encoding DegQ family serine endoprotease, with protein MNKLFLIILFGLSSWRAGAELPGQVDGAPLPSLAPMLEQSMPAVVNISTSTNVRVQENPLMIDPALRRFFNIPKNQRQQQKNSLGSGVIIDKDQGYVLTNNHVIDKADKITVTLSDGRQLNAKLLGTDPEADVAVIQIPADNLSALKIADSSQLKVGDFVVAIGNPFGLGQTVTSGIVSALGRSGLGIEGYEDFIQTDASINPGNSGGALVNLRGEFVGMNTAILAPTGGNVGIGFAIPSNMATRLMESLVQHGEVRRGLLGVTTQDLTPELVKAFALKSQHGAVVSRVEAGSPAEKAGLEPGDIILAINGQDVKGGSAQIRNAVGLLQIGDTANLEIMRGEERKSLQATIGKPKRPELDGNKLHPTLSGAVLGVTPKDQVEGVMIEKVEQNSKAWKTGLRPGDIIVTANRYRVRNLDEIKQVVNPNAPLLVNLQRGGEGFFVVLQ; from the coding sequence ATGAACAAACTATTCCTGATTATCTTGTTTGGCCTGAGCAGCTGGCGAGCCGGCGCAGAATTACCCGGTCAAGTCGACGGCGCACCATTACCCTCCCTGGCACCGATGCTGGAGCAAAGCATGCCCGCCGTCGTTAACATTTCCACCTCGACCAATGTGCGGGTACAGGAAAATCCATTGATGATCGATCCGGCGCTTCGGCGTTTTTTCAATATCCCCAAAAACCAGCGGCAACAGCAAAAAAACAGCCTGGGTTCCGGCGTGATTATCGATAAGGATCAAGGTTATGTGTTGACCAATAATCATGTGATCGACAAAGCGGACAAAATCACCGTCACGCTCAGCGACGGCCGGCAGCTGAACGCCAAGCTGCTGGGCACCGATCCGGAAGCCGACGTCGCGGTGATCCAAATCCCCGCCGACAACCTGAGCGCCCTGAAAATCGCCGACTCCAGCCAGCTTAAAGTCGGCGACTTCGTGGTCGCCATCGGTAACCCGTTCGGCCTCGGCCAAACCGTCACCTCCGGTATCGTCAGCGCCCTGGGTCGTTCCGGTCTGGGGATTGAAGGCTACGAAGACTTCATCCAAACCGACGCCTCGATCAACCCCGGCAACTCCGGCGGTGCCTTGGTGAATTTACGCGGCGAATTTGTCGGCATGAACACGGCAATCCTCGCGCCCACCGGCGGCAACGTCGGCATCGGTTTCGCGATTCCCTCGAATATGGCGACTCGGCTGATGGAGTCGCTGGTTCAGCACGGCGAAGTGCGCCGCGGTTTGTTGGGTGTGACCACGCAAGATTTAACGCCGGAACTGGTAAAAGCCTTTGCTCTGAAAAGCCAACACGGCGCGGTGGTTAGTCGGGTCGAGGCGGGATCGCCCGCCGAAAAGGCTGGTCTGGAGCCGGGCGATATTATCCTGGCAATCAACGGTCAGGATGTGAAAGGTGGTAGCGCCCAAATTCGAAATGCGGTGGGATTGCTGCAAATCGGCGACACCGCCAACCTGGAGATCATGCGCGGCGAAGAACGCAAGTCGCTGCAAGCCACCATCGGCAAGCCGAAACGGCCGGAGCTGGACGGCAATAAACTGCATCCGACCTTAAGCGGCGCTGTGCTCGGCGTCACCCCCAAGGATCAGGTGGAAGGCGTAATGATCGAAAAAGTCGAACAGAACTCCAAAGCCTGGAAAACCGGTTTGCGGCCCGGCGACATCATCGTCACCGCCAACCGTTACCGGGTCAGAAATCTGGATGAAATCAAGCAGGTGGTCAATCCCAATGCGCCATTGCTGGTCAATCTGCAACGCGGTGGCGAGGGGTTTTTCGTAGTGCTGCAATAG